Within the Candidatus Cloacimonadaceae bacterium genome, the region CGGACTAAGTCCGTATTGACTCCGTAATGCTAAGGAGGAAGCGCAGGATGCCGATCCTGCGGAGGGAGAAACCTATCAATCGGAATCATCGTTTTCGCAGCATCGGCATGCTGCGCTACATATTGATTGGGAAAGCCGTTATATCCTTGTGTCACTCCCACTTGGACAACAGATTCAGCGCGAGGGAAAATTGCTCCCGGTAACTGAGCTTTTTATCCAGATCGATGCTGATCTTCAAGCCCTTGGAGGTGTCGAAGCGCATGGGATGTGGAACCTTGGCGCCGAAGGCGAGCACGGATTCCTTGGGCGGCATTTTGTCCGCCTTGAATTCCAATGCGAGCGTGCCGGAGCGGACATAGCAGTTTTGCAGCTCGATCACTTTGGCTAAGATGTTGAGTTTGAAATACATCAGCAGCCAGTGGGCTGTTTCCGGAAGGGCTCCGAAGCGGTCGGTGAGTTCACGCTCCATGTCGTTCAGCTCCTCCAGATTCTCGAATTCGCTCAATCTGCGATAGATACGCAGACGCTGTTCGTCGTTGTCGATATATTCGGGTGGGAAATAGAGGTCGATTTCGGTTTTGAGCTGGCGTCTTGTCTGGGGGCTGTCGTCCTGATGCAAAAGTTCCGGGTCGCCGGTTTCCACCGCGGTGATCGCTTTTCCAAGGAGGGAGTTATAGTAGTTGAAACCGATGGATTGGATGATGCCGCTTTGCTTGGTGCCGAGGATGGCTCCCGCTCCGCGAAGTTCGAGATCGCGCAATGCGACCTGGAATCCGGCGCCGAGGAAGTCATATTGCGTGAGGGCTTCGAGGCGGTGACGGGCTTCCGTGGTGGTGCCCTTGGGAATCAAAAGATAGGCATAGGCGCGTCGGTTGCTGCGGCCGACCCGTCCGCGCATCTGATAAAGCTGTGCCAAGCCAAAAGTATCGGCGCGGTCGATGAGGATGGTATTGGCATTGGCGATGTCGATGCCGTTTTCGACGATGGTGGTGGAGATGAGCACCTGATAATCGCGGTTTATGAAGGCTTCCATCACGTGTTCGAGGTGCTTTTCCGGCATTTGGGCATGTCCGACCACAAAGCTGACCCCCGGCATCAGATTTCTCAATTCCATTGCTACGGTTTCGATGGTCTGGACGCGGTTGTGGATGAAAAAAACCTGTCCGCCGCGATCGATCTCGCGTCCGATGGCGTCTTTGATTACTTCCGTATCCCTCGGAGTAATGATCGTTCTGATCGGGAGGCGTTCCTTTGGGGAGGTCTGCATCAACGAAATTTCTTTCAGCTTTGCCAGTGCCATGTTCAGGGTGCGGGGAATGGGTGTGGCGGACATATAGAGGGTGTCCACGTTTGATTGCAGCTTGCGCAGCCGCTCTTTGTGGCGAACTCCGAAACGATGTTCCTCATCGATAATGAGCAGTCCGAGGCGGGAGAAATGCAGGTCCGAAGAAAGCAATCTGTGCGTGCCGATAGCGATGTCCACTTCTCCCGCGGCAATGCCGGCAATATCCTTTTTCAGCAGTAGTGGACTGCGAAAGCGGCTCAGCATGGCGATGCGGATGGGGTATTGAGCAAGCCTTTCGCGAAAAACACGCCAATGCTGTTCTGCCAAAAGGGTCGTGGGCACCAGAACCGCGCATTGATATCCGGAACAGACAGCTTTGAACGCAGCGCGGATCGCCACTTCCGTCTTGCCGAATCCGACGTCTCCACAGAGCAATCTTTCCATCGGAGCGGAAGCTTCCATATCGGCTTTCACCTCGTTTGTGGAGCGGGTTTGGTCGATCGTGTCTTCATAGATGAAGGATTCTTCGAGTTCACGCTGCCAGTCTCCATCCGCTTTGTGGGAGATTCCAACTCGTGAGGCTCGTTCTGCATAAAGCTTGACGATGTCCGCAGCGATGAGTTCGATTTGCTCGGTTGCCCGGCGTTTTGTGTTTTGCCATTTGTTGGAACCGATGCGGTGCAAAACAGGGCTGGCGCCTTCCTCCGCCACGTATTTGGAGACGAGGCGAAGCTGATGAGTGGGCACATAAACGCGATCGTCATTGGCATAGCGCAAAACCAGGCATTCGGTGTCCTGCCTGTCCAAACGGATGATCTTCAAGCCCTCAAAGACGCCGATGCCATGATCGACATGGACAACGTAATCGCCGGGTTTGAGGCTTTGATAATCCACGATCTCCTCGCCGGGAGCAAAGCGTGGGGCATAACGTTTGCGTTTGTATCGGTTGAAGATTTCGTGATCCGTCCACAGAGTGAGTCCTGCGTCCGTGACGCTGAAACCTTCATGCAGCACGCCGATGTGGTGTTCCGCCTTCACCTGGAAATCCGCTAAGAGTTGATCCATACGATTGCTCTGGCTGGGATTGTCGAAAAGCAGGATGCTGCGCTGATGAGCGTTTTGTTTCAGATGCGATGCCAATAGATCGAGATCGCCTCCGAAAGCAGGTTGGGGCGCGAAGGGGGCTTTGATGTTTTCGGTGGTAAAGGGGAGCACAAACTCGCTCTGGGAAAGAAACGCGCTACAGCTTTGTTTGATTAATTTGTAGAGATATTCCTCGCCTGCCATCAGGCGTTCAGGAGGGCTGAGCTTGGCTTTCGTCTTATGTTTCAGATCCTTTTGATACTGGCTGAGGATCTGTTCTCCGAGTTGCTGGACTTCTTCGAGGACATAACTAAAATTGCTCATCAGCACGAGCCGCTGATCGCTCTCAAAGTAATCCGCGAAAGTTTCCAGCTCCGGCAACAAAAGGCTGAGCTGGTTTTCAATACCTTCATAGAAGCCCTTGGTTTTGATCTTCGAGGAAAGGAGGCTGTGGTGGTCGATATCGTCCAGGCACAGTTCCCGGGCGGGGATAATAGTTACCTCATCCAGCTCGCCGGGTTCGGAACGTTGCGTGTTTGCCGAGAAAGTTCTCATAGACAAAATCTCGTCGCCAAAGAATTCTATCCGTACGGGTTTCAATAGCGGCGGAGAAAAGACATCCATGATGCCACCCCGCCGCGCCGCCTGATAGACTTTGCTCACCTGATACTCCATTTCATAGCCGCAGTTGTGCAGATCCTGCAAGAGTTTGTCCGGTGGATATTCCATTCCTGGTTTGAGATGGATGATATGTCTGGCGATGCTCTTTTTTGGGGGGATATACCGCAAAAGCGCGCGCACTGAAAGACTGTAGATGGCGGGAATTTCTCCCATGCAGTTGTATAGGCAGAGCATGCGAGTGGCGCGGATGGAGTAGTGAGGGGAGCGTTCTTCGTATGGGAGGATTTCGTAATCCGGCAAATAGTGGGCGTTCTCTCTTCCCACAATAGCGGAAAGGTCATCCCAGATGTCTTCAGCGATGATGTCGTCCTGAGAGACGATGAGGACGTTCTTTCCTGTGGATACCCAAAGGTGCGCTGCTACGAGGGCTCTGGCGCTTTGGTTCAAATGATGGATCTGGACTCTTTTACCTGCGGATAGATTCGCGGGGAGGCTTTGGAAAAATGGAGAGGTGGAGAGCTGGGCTTTGATCTGCGAATATAACATAAAGAATGCGCTTACATCGAATCGAATGGTTCGGTTTTTACGAAAGTGCCGATGATCTTGGCGAGCTTGCCTTTGAGAAAAGATATTGTGAGTCTGGCGTCTGAGCCCACTCCGTCCACGCTGAGGATCACGCCTTGTCCATATTCTTCATGCCAGATCTGCTGTCCGACGCGGTAGCTTTTGTCCTTTTCGGTGAAATCGGCTTTGCGCTTTGGTTTGGAACTGGGAGCCTGGGCAAATGCCGCTTTGTCCTGAGGATTGTCAAACAATGAGGAATCGATCTCCTGCAGGAACATACTGGGTTGGTTGTGGTTAAAAGTGTCATAGAGTCTGCGCGTGCGGGCATAACTGAGCTGCAAAACGCGCTTGGCACGGGTCACTCCCACATAGAGCAAGCGGCGCTCCTCCTCGATCTCGGTGCGGTTGCCCATGCACATTTTGTGGGGGAGCAAGCCATCTTCGAGCCCGACGATGAAGACGCACTCAAATTCCAGTCCCTTGGCATTGTGCATTGTCATCAGGCGCACGCTTTCGGCACCTTCGGCGACGAGATCCATATCCGTCTGCAATGCCACGTAGGGCAGGAAATCGGCAAGTAGCGGTGCGCGGGTATGATCCACAAGGTAGCGCTCCGTGAACTCACTGACGGAGCTGACAAATTCGATCAGGTTTTCCGCGCGGGCGATTTCTTTGGGATCCTTGCCTTTGCGGTATTGTTCCACGAGGTTCAGGTCTTCCATGATGCTTTTCACCAGTTCCAGCACGCTTTCGCTCTTCGAGGCTTCGCGCCAGGCAAGGAGCTTTTCGTGAAAATCTGAGACCTTCGTTTTGGCGGACTGGTTCAGTTCAGCGTTGCTATGAACGTTTTGGATACTGCGATCGAGACTGATGCGGTTTTTGTTTGCATAGGCGATCAGCCTGGAGATCGTTGTCTGTCCAATTCCGCGGGGAGGTTCGTTGATAATGCGCAGGAGGCTTTGAGTATCGCTCGGATTGGAGATCGCAGCCAGATAAGCGAGCAGATCCCTGATCTCCGTGCGTTGGTAGAAATGCAAGCTGCCGACGATGCTGTGCGGAATCTTGTGTTGGATGAAAGCATATTCGAAGACGCGGGATTGGGCATTGGTGCGGTATAGCACAGCCATCTGGTTCAGGGACAGACCCTTGCGCTGCAATTCGAGAATGCGTCTGGAGACGCGGCTTGCCTCGTCATTTTCGTCGGTATAGATATTGAGGATAGGAGCTTCACCTTCGCCGAGATCAGACCACAGGTCTTTTGTATGGCGGCGGCGATTGTTTTTGATGATCGCGTTAGCGAGCTGAAGGATGCGGGATGTGCTGCGATAATTTTGTTCCAGACGGATGGAGCAGACATTGGCATAGTCCCTTTCAAATTCGAGGATATTGCGGATTGTGGCGCCGCGAAAACTATAGATCGCCTGATCGTCGTCTCCCACCACGCATACTCTCTGATGCTCACGGGCGATCTGATGGACGATTTCAAATTGGGCATGGTTCGTATCCTGATATTCGTCGATCATCACATACTGAAACTGATGCTGATACTTTTGGCGGACGGCTTCGTTGGTGCGCAAGAGATGCGCAGTCCAGAGCAGAATATCGTCAAAATCAAGTGCCTGATTGACGAGTAGGCTCTGCTGATACAGCGTATAGATACGGATGATCTGATCGGTGTGCTGATCCGCATCCGCCACGGAGGAAGACCACTGCTCTTTGGGCAGGTTTGCCTGTCCGTGAATCACATCTTCGGGAAAGAGCAATCGTGTCTTATATTTGCCTATTTTTCCAAGCACATAGTTGATCGGCAGTTTCTTCGGATCGAAGCCGTGTTCCTTGTAAATCTTTTTCACAAGCGACTTCTGATCGTCGGTGTCATAGATTGAGAAGTTCGAATTGAAGGGTAAATGGGCATGCTCAATGCGCAGGATCCGCGAACAGACACTATGAAAAGTTCCCACCCAGAGCGTCCGAACCGGGAAATTGAGCAAGCCCTCGAGGCGCTCCTGAAGCTCGCGAGCGGCTTTGTTTGTAAAAGTGACGACCATGAGATTCCAAGGCGCAATGTTTTTCACTTTCAGCAAATATGCGCAGCGGTAGATGATGGATTTAGTTTTGCCGCTACCGGCTCCCGCGAGTACAAGCATCGCAGTATCGGTATCGGTGGCGACCCTTAGTTGTTGGGGGTTTAGCTCCCCCTCAAAACTGAAACTCATTGCTCAAACGTGAAGGCTCAGACCGGTACCCGAACGAAGGTCGGATGGCCGCTCCTGCCTTCCAACCTGTCTCCGGAATAGGTCTTGAAAGCTGAGACCTTGTAATAATAATCTCCGGGGGAAACGCTGTGCCAGGGTTTGGAACCATGCGTGCAAGTATTTGTGAAAACCGTGTCCACGACCGCGTAGGCTGAGTAGAATGCCAAGCCGCGATAGATGTAGTAACCTTCAGTATTTTGTGGGGAATTTAAGTCCCATGTGATATTGACAAATTTGGAGGACGCACCAACAGGGGATGGGGTGCACACGACGTTGGAAACAGTCTGTGGCACTTTGATATCGGGATTGCCAATGGGATCAAGCGGATTGGATCTCTTCAAGCCGCAGGACATCGTCAGCAACAGCCCAAGTATGAGTATGACAGCGATATATCTCATTTTCTCTCCCTCAAAACCGCATCTCAATCCCTTCAGGTTTGATCTGAACGGGAGATTTGGCATATTGATCGATGATCCTGCGCCAGACGGAGGCATTATAATCATCCGTGCTTTGGATCACATCAAAGATATTGTAACCCCAAACCAGCACCGCCACGCCGAGAAAGATCACCGAATATTGGCGTGGACCAACGGCGGCGTTGTAATAGGTCTCGATATCCTCCACTTGCGTGGCTTCCTCGTATTTGCGATGATAATAAACGCTGCGGTCAAAGAAAAAGAGCGATGTTCCGATCAGAAAGAGTTCAGTTCCCAGTATGATGGATCCTTTGATGTTGTTTTTGTTGGTAAATTGTCCCCAACCGGGGATGATTGCGGATTTGATGATGGTTCCACGGGGGGAATTGGCTTCCATTTCATAGAGCTGCAGCAGTTTCTGACGCTCCACCAGGTGATCGCGATAGTCGCGCCGTTCCAGATAATTGTTCCAGCCATATTTGGTGCTATCCGAAAACAGGGTGATGTCAAATCCCGTCTGAGCGGAGAGTCCCAACCAAAGCAGCAACAGCGTCAATGTCATAAGCGGGAGTTTTAATGTAATCATCGTCACCTCATCAGGTTTTCGGAGATTTTGTTGAGCGGCAGAATGCTGCGGTCACGCAGATTGATCTGCCACACATAGAAAAAAGTTTCACGGGGAGTGATCAGATCGTATCGGGCTTCATATTTATACTGACCGGAGGAGAGCAGTATCTTCCAACCGGAATCTCTGATCTCGCCGGCTTTGTAGCGGGTGAGCAGATCGCGTTTTTGATTCTGGATTCTGCTGTTCAGGATGCCGCCACGGTATTCGTTGATGATTTTCTGGGCAAAGGCAACCGGGGTTTTTTCCGCTTCCAGCAGGTTTTGCATCTGATTGCTTCGTTGACGGTATTCCGGTTTACTATCCAGTGAAAAAGCCTGTTGATAGAGCTTCAGGGCATCGGCAAGTTTGCCGGAGGCTTCAATTTTTTCGGCAGAATCAAAGATCTGTGCGGCACGGATGATATTTGCCCGGATGGTGTTCAGCCGTTCGATCGCTTGCACGGCAAGGGAATAATTTGGGATGATGTCGAAAGTCTTTTGATAATGAATCAGCGCGTTGTCAAAGTCCTTCTCCGCAAGCAGGGCGTCTCCTTTTTGAATGTATAAGCCGGCAATGTCCCGCAGGCGGCGGTCGATATCATTTTTCTTGGCGGGATTATATTGCACTGCGATGCGAAAAAAACGATCGGACTCAAAATAATCCTGTCCCGCGAGATGGTTTTCCGCTTGGGTAATATATGCATCGGAGATCATCACGTTGATGTCCTGCTCATCCACGACCGGGTATTTTGCAAGTTCAAACAGGATCTTCAGCCCTTCGCTGAAATATCCCGAATTGAAGAGCCGGCGGGTATAGGATATCCGGGGGGGAACGATGCGCGCCATAAACTTGCGGGCTGTCACCTCAAAGCTGTTATTGGGATGATCGTCAAAGAGGGAGGCATAATCCCGCCAGGCGGCTTCTTGGTCAACAAAAACGTCCATGTAGAGGGCGATCCTGCGATAAAGCATTTCCGGCACCAATG harbors:
- the mfd gene encoding transcription-repair coupling factor; amino-acid sequence: MLYSQIKAQLSTSPFFQSLPANLSAGKRVQIHHLNQSARALVAAHLWVSTGKNVLIVSQDDIIAEDIWDDLSAIVGRENAHYLPDYEILPYEERSPHYSIRATRMLCLYNCMGEIPAIYSLSVRALLRYIPPKKSIARHIIHLKPGMEYPPDKLLQDLHNCGYEMEYQVSKVYQAARRGGIMDVFSPPLLKPVRIEFFGDEILSMRTFSANTQRSEPGELDEVTIIPARELCLDDIDHHSLLSSKIKTKGFYEGIENQLSLLLPELETFADYFESDQRLVLMSNFSYVLEEVQQLGEQILSQYQKDLKHKTKAKLSPPERLMAGEEYLYKLIKQSCSAFLSQSEFVLPFTTENIKAPFAPQPAFGGDLDLLASHLKQNAHQRSILLFDNPSQSNRMDQLLADFQVKAEHHIGVLHEGFSVTDAGLTLWTDHEIFNRYKRKRYAPRFAPGEEIVDYQSLKPGDYVVHVDHGIGVFEGLKIIRLDRQDTECLVLRYANDDRVYVPTHQLRLVSKYVAEEGASPVLHRIGSNKWQNTKRRATEQIELIAADIVKLYAERASRVGISHKADGDWQRELEESFIYEDTIDQTRSTNEVKADMEASAPMERLLCGDVGFGKTEVAIRAAFKAVCSGYQCAVLVPTTLLAEQHWRVFRERLAQYPIRIAMLSRFRSPLLLKKDIAGIAAGEVDIAIGTHRLLSSDLHFSRLGLLIIDEEHRFGVRHKERLRKLQSNVDTLYMSATPIPRTLNMALAKLKEISLMQTSPKERLPIRTIITPRDTEVIKDAIGREIDRGGQVFFIHNRVQTIETVAMELRNLMPGVSFVVGHAQMPEKHLEHVMEAFINRDYQVLISTTIVENGIDIANANTILIDRADTFGLAQLYQMRGRVGRSNRRAYAYLLIPKGTTTEARHRLEALTQYDFLGAGFQVALRDLELRGAGAILGTKQSGIIQSIGFNYYNSLLGKAITAVETGDPELLHQDDSPQTRRQLKTEIDLYFPPEYIDNDEQRLRIYRRLSEFENLEELNDMERELTDRFGALPETAHWLLMYFKLNILAKVIELQNCYVRSGTLALEFKADKMPPKESVLAFGAKVPHPMRFDTSKGLKISIDLDKKLSYREQFSLALNLLSKWE
- a CDS encoding UvrD-helicase domain-containing protein yields the protein MSFSFEGELNPQQLRVATDTDTAMLVLAGAGSGKTKSIIYRCAYLLKVKNIAPWNLMVVTFTNKAARELQERLEGLLNFPVRTLWVGTFHSVCSRILRIEHAHLPFNSNFSIYDTDDQKSLVKKIYKEHGFDPKKLPINYVLGKIGKYKTRLLFPEDVIHGQANLPKEQWSSSVADADQHTDQIIRIYTLYQQSLLVNQALDFDDILLWTAHLLRTNEAVRQKYQHQFQYVMIDEYQDTNHAQFEIVHQIAREHQRVCVVGDDDQAIYSFRGATIRNILEFERDYANVCSIRLEQNYRSTSRILQLANAIIKNNRRRHTKDLWSDLGEGEAPILNIYTDENDEASRVSRRILELQRKGLSLNQMAVLYRTNAQSRVFEYAFIQHKIPHSIVGSLHFYQRTEIRDLLAYLAAISNPSDTQSLLRIINEPPRGIGQTTISRLIAYANKNRISLDRSIQNVHSNAELNQSAKTKVSDFHEKLLAWREASKSESVLELVKSIMEDLNLVEQYRKGKDPKEIARAENLIEFVSSVSEFTERYLVDHTRAPLLADFLPYVALQTDMDLVAEGAESVRLMTMHNAKGLEFECVFIVGLEDGLLPHKMCMGNRTEIEEERRLLYVGVTRAKRVLQLSYARTRRLYDTFNHNQPSMFLQEIDSSLFDNPQDKAAFAQAPSSKPKRKADFTEKDKSYRVGQQIWHEEYGQGVILSVDGVGSDARLTISFLKGKLAKIIGTFVKTEPFDSM
- a CDS encoding DUF5683 domain-containing protein is translated as MITLKLPLMTLTLLLLWLGLSAQTGFDITLFSDSTKYGWNNYLERRDYRDHLVERQKLLQLYEMEANSPRGTIIKSAIIPGWGQFTNKNNIKGSIILGTELFLIGTSLFFFDRSVYYHRKYEEATQVEDIETYYNAAVGPRQYSVIFLGVAVLVWGYNIFDVIQSTDDYNASVWRRIIDQYAKSPVQIKPEGIEMRF